In Thermodesulfobium sp. 4217-1, a single genomic region encodes these proteins:
- a CDS encoding NADH-quinone oxidoreductase subunit L, with protein sequence MLDKNFIIFLSIGILFSGSIISFLFHKINSRKFHGSISIITSLISLLTIIYLCINFINHPFSTSPFSQNLFNIINLNLILRADGINLFFALFGSFISFCVCIYSIEYMSHEKNGMGRFFGLMQLFIGGYLGVVLSDNLIWTYIFFELIGLCSYQLIGFWYERDLSSYSAKKAYLMTHIAGYGLLLGIIAIAYCTHGNLIISKLEGSSFGIYTNIILLGILIACMAKSVQWPLHTWIPFAMNTVTPVSALLHAACLVKAGVYILVKMYVILYPYPLPWNALIVTVGSLTSLIGVMYALKQTEIKKLLAFHTVSQIGYMVAGIGLGTPLGIASALFHALNHGLFKCTLFLCSGIMQNATGSKDLTKMGGLFKKLPFTAALFLIGSFSISGVPGFNGFISKWMFYYAAIQANYPFAAAIGLIASTLTLLSFIKASSTAFFGFQKEEFKNIQEGKYKIEIFSISLLAIFCILIGILPQFLISYLLVPALHSLNLNLNQEIFNFNLGVLLSSGGGYLASFTAIFAIVAIFAPIIIIFATNKKFKRVQSFTGGEVKTSSLKNINAFDYIFDVESLSKNFYRFTDSDKWYDFSNDLLKTAFEIIYIPIKWLENEMWLVTSIVSMIIVIAIVQLVR encoded by the coding sequence TTGTTAGACAAAAATTTTATAATTTTTCTAAGCATAGGAATTCTTTTTTCTGGAAGTATAATCTCTTTCCTATTTCACAAAATAAATTCGCGCAAGTTTCATGGATCTATTTCGATAATTACTTCTCTAATTTCTTTACTAACCATAATATACCTTTGCATAAATTTTATTAATCATCCTTTTTCTACCAGTCCCTTCAGCCAAAACCTTTTCAACATTATTAATTTGAACTTAATACTAAGAGCCGATGGAATTAACTTATTTTTTGCACTTTTTGGATCCTTTATTAGTTTTTGCGTTTGCATTTATTCTATTGAGTATATGTCTCACGAAAAAAATGGAATGGGCCGATTTTTTGGTCTTATGCAGCTCTTTATTGGTGGATATCTTGGAGTAGTATTGAGTGATAATTTAATCTGGACGTATATTTTCTTTGAACTTATTGGACTTTGTTCTTATCAACTAATCGGCTTTTGGTATGAAAGAGATCTTTCAAGCTACTCTGCGAAAAAGGCATATCTTATGACACACATTGCTGGATACGGGCTGTTACTTGGTATTATTGCTATTGCATATTGTACACATGGAAATCTAATTATCTCAAAACTTGAAGGAAGTAGTTTTGGCATATATACCAATATAATCCTTCTAGGAATATTAATTGCATGTATGGCAAAATCTGTTCAATGGCCGCTTCACACATGGATACCCTTCGCCATGAACACTGTGACTCCTGTTAGCGCACTTTTACATGCTGCATGCCTTGTTAAAGCTGGTGTGTATATCCTTGTAAAGATGTATGTAATATTGTATCCCTATCCGCTACCATGGAACGCACTGATAGTTACTGTAGGCTCGTTAACATCACTAATTGGCGTAATGTATGCGCTAAAACAGACAGAGATAAAAAAACTTCTTGCCTTTCATACCGTATCTCAAATTGGATATATGGTTGCGGGAATTGGACTTGGAACCCCCCTTGGGATTGCAAGCGCACTTTTTCACGCGCTTAATCATGGGCTATTTAAATGCACTCTATTTTTATGCTCTGGGATAATGCAAAACGCTACAGGCAGCAAAGACCTTACAAAGATGGGTGGACTTTTTAAAAAACTTCCATTTACAGCTGCCCTCTTTCTTATAGGATCGTTTTCAATATCAGGCGTGCCGGGTTTTAATGGATTTATAAGTAAATGGATGTTTTATTATGCAGCAATTCAAGCAAATTATCCATTTGCTGCGGCTATTGGTCTTATTGCAAGCACTCTTACCCTGCTTTCTTTCATAAAGGCATCTTCAACAGCCTTTTTTGGATTCCAAAAAGAAGAATTTAAAAATATACAAGAAGGCAAATATAAAATTGAAATATTCTCAATTTCTCTGCTCGCAATCTTTTGCATACTAATTGGAATATTGCCGCAATTTTTGATTTCATATCTTCTTGTTCCAGCTCTTCATAGCCTTAACTTAAATTTAAACCAGGAAATATTCAACTTTAACCTAGGGGTCTTGTTATCCTCTGGAGGAGGCTACCTTGCAAGCTTTACCGCCATATTCGCAATAGTGGCTATTTTTGCTCCTATCATAATAATTTTCGCCACAAACAAAAAGTTCAAAAGAGTTCAAAGCTTTACCGGTGGAGAGGTAAAAACAAGCTCATTAAAAAACATCAATGCATTTGATTACATATTCGATGTTGAAAGCCTTTCAAAAAACTTTTACAGATTTACAGATTCTGACAAGTGGTATGACTTTTCAAATGATTTGTTAAAAACTGCATTTGAAATTATATATATACCTATAAAGTGGCTTGAAAACGAGATGTGGCTGGTGACGAGCATAGTTTCAATGATAATAGTAATAGCTATTGTCCAACTAGTTAGATGA
- a CDS encoding 4Fe-4S dicluster domain-containing protein, translating into MRLRINQKKCIGCQKCMDACKEINNSSQPRIFISKNESTESFKITYCTMCGICEKVCPVKAIDRRKGVIDINPDACVGCKTCYYMCPFGAIEMISRQSTHYVKIIAQKCNLCEKNNFVAACAQACPTGAIEQAATISTE; encoded by the coding sequence GTGAGACTTAGAATAAATCAAAAAAAATGTATTGGATGTCAAAAATGTATGGATGCGTGCAAAGAAATAAACAATTCATCTCAACCAAGAATTTTTATATCAAAAAATGAATCTACAGAAAGCTTCAAAATCACATATTGCACAATGTGTGGAATATGTGAAAAGGTTTGCCCTGTAAAAGCTATAGATAGGAGAAAGGGAGTAATTGATATAAATCCTGATGCATGCGTTGGCTGTAAAACTTGCTACTATATGTGCCCATTTGGCGCAATCGAAATGATATCAAGACAAAGCACACATTATGTAAAAATAATAGCTCAAAAATGTAATCTTTGTGAAAAAAATAATTTCGTTGCTGCGTGCGCTCAGGCCTGTCCAACAGGGGCAATCGAACAGGCAGCAACAATTTCTACAGAATAA